One genomic segment of Acidihalobacter prosperus includes these proteins:
- a CDS encoding chemotaxis protein CheW, with the protein MANQLEISDAEREPVTGEASDQAGQYLSFTLGEETFAVNITHIREIIEYEAVTTVPMMPAFLRGVINLRGRVVPVIDLAVRFGRPPTEIRRRTCIVIIELSKQQTHQDLGILVDSVNEVVEIEPSSQERPPAFGAGLRNDFIEGIGKVDGRFIVVLDIDQALSVTEMSALAEAMSTAPRPS; encoded by the coding sequence ATGGCCAATCAACTGGAGATTTCGGACGCGGAGCGCGAGCCGGTCACGGGCGAGGCATCCGATCAGGCCGGGCAGTACCTGAGCTTTACGCTGGGCGAGGAAACCTTCGCGGTCAATATCACGCACATTCGCGAAATCATCGAATACGAGGCCGTGACCACAGTACCGATGATGCCGGCCTTCCTGCGCGGCGTGATCAATCTGCGCGGACGCGTGGTGCCGGTGATCGATCTCGCGGTCCGCTTTGGCCGCCCGCCAACCGAAATCCGCCGTCGAACCTGCATCGTCATCATCGAGCTGAGCAAGCAGCAGACCCATCAGGATCTGGGCATTCTGGTCGATTCTGTGAATGAGGTGGTCGAGATCGAGCCCAGCAGCCAGGAGCGGCCGCCCGCGTTCGGTGCCGGGCTGCGCAACGATTTCATCGAAGGCATCGGCAAGGTCGATGGTCGCTTCATCGTCGTGTTGGACATCGACCAGGCCCTGTCGGTGACGGAAATGTCCGCACTCGCAGAGGCCATGTCGACCGCGCCGCGGCCGTCCTGA
- a CDS encoding methyl-accepting chemotaxis protein, with protein MSFRNLKIGVRLGIGFGVLLALLVIVAGMGVHEMSMIKQGTDRIVQRDWVKAKLVMQIKDEILEDEADFQGMMLTSNAAQREQLASRIHDHETQIGKRLEQLNGLLTSSQGRAGLGEISQALDKLKGIKDEAHQQLKAGNAAQAAASFSARGLPVVDTLRVSLNQLTALQQQHLDNSYAQANAVYSESRTLAISVIVVGLLLGVGFAWLTTRSITRPIAEAVDVANSLANNDLSVTIDAVSRDETGRLLAAMRTMAENLAGVIAEVRSAADSLSSASEEVSATAQSVSQASTEQAASVEETTASMEEMGASVTQNAENAKITDGMAGEAASKATEGGQAVEQTVRAMKDIADKIGIVDDIAYQTNLLALNAAIEAARAGEHGKGFAVVAAEVRKLAERSQVAAQEIGQLASSSVGLAERAGQLLGEIVPGVRKTSDLVQEIAAASDEQSSGVGQINVAMNQLSQATQQNASASEELAATAEELNSQAEQLQQIMSVFKLRAQRSFQQAGSATQAKHRLKVDRTPQEFKRAAPDSRKESELPDEGEFVRF; from the coding sequence ATGTCTTTCAGAAATTTGAAAATAGGTGTCCGTCTGGGCATCGGGTTCGGCGTCTTGCTGGCCTTGCTCGTGATCGTGGCGGGCATGGGCGTGCACGAGATGTCGATGATCAAGCAGGGCACGGACCGGATCGTCCAGCGCGATTGGGTCAAGGCCAAGCTGGTGATGCAGATCAAGGACGAAATCCTGGAGGACGAAGCCGATTTCCAGGGCATGATGCTGACCAGCAATGCCGCCCAGCGCGAGCAGCTGGCCTCGCGCATCCATGACCACGAAACCCAGATCGGCAAGCGCCTGGAACAGCTGAACGGCTTGCTGACCTCCTCTCAGGGCCGTGCCGGGCTGGGTGAAATCAGTCAGGCGCTCGACAAGCTCAAGGGCATCAAGGACGAAGCCCATCAGCAGCTGAAGGCGGGAAATGCGGCCCAGGCCGCTGCCAGTTTTTCGGCACGAGGGCTGCCCGTGGTCGACACACTGCGCGTCAGCCTCAATCAGTTGACTGCGTTGCAGCAGCAGCATCTCGATAATTCCTACGCGCAGGCCAATGCGGTTTATAGCGAATCGCGCACGCTGGCCATCAGCGTCATTGTCGTTGGCTTGCTGCTGGGCGTCGGTTTCGCGTGGCTGACCACGCGCAGCATCACCCGCCCGATCGCCGAGGCGGTGGACGTCGCGAACAGTCTGGCGAACAACGACCTGAGCGTGACCATCGATGCGGTATCGCGCGACGAAACCGGGCGCCTGCTGGCGGCGATGCGCACCATGGCGGAAAACCTGGCGGGTGTGATCGCGGAGGTGCGCAGCGCCGCCGATTCGCTGTCCAGCGCTTCGGAAGAGGTCAGTGCGACCGCGCAGTCGGTTTCCCAGGCATCGACGGAGCAGGCGGCGAGCGTCGAGGAAACCACCGCTTCCATGGAGGAAATGGGCGCGTCGGTCACCCAGAACGCCGAGAACGCGAAGATTACCGACGGCATGGCCGGCGAGGCCGCCAGCAAGGCGACCGAAGGCGGGCAGGCCGTCGAGCAGACCGTGCGCGCCATGAAGGACATCGCGGACAAGATCGGCATCGTCGACGACATCGCCTACCAGACCAATCTGCTGGCGCTCAATGCGGCCATCGAAGCCGCGCGTGCCGGCGAACACGGCAAGGGTTTTGCGGTGGTCGCGGCCGAAGTGCGCAAGCTGGCCGAGCGCAGCCAGGTGGCGGCGCAGGAGATCGGCCAGCTTGCCAGCAGCAGCGTGGGTCTGGCCGAGCGCGCAGGGCAGCTGCTGGGAGAGATCGTGCCGGGTGTGCGCAAGACTTCCGATCTGGTGCAGGAAATCGCCGCCGCGTCGGACGAGCAGAGCAGTGGCGTCGGCCAGATCAACGTGGCGATGAACCAGCTCAGCCAGGCGACGCAGCAGAATGCCTCGGCCTCCGAGGAGCTGGCTGCGACGGCGGAAGAACTCAACAGCCAGGCGGAGCAGCTCCAGCAGATCATGTCGGTGTTCAAGCTGCGTGCGCAGCGCTCGTTCCAGCAGGCTGGGTCAGCCACCCAGGCCAAGCATCGCCTCAAGGTCGACAGAACGCCGCAGGAGTTCAAGCGGGCCGCGCCGGACAGCCGCAAGGAGAGTGAGCTGCCGGATGAAGGCGAATTCGTGCGGTTCTGA